One segment of Pseudarthrobacter defluvii DNA contains the following:
- a CDS encoding IS5 family transposase (programmed frameshift), with product MSRTSVLTDGQWARIQPLLPSSDGRRGRPFRDDRRVVEGIIYRYRCGIAWRDVPAEFGPWQTIWKRHRRYSGDGTWDSILAALLTVADSQGEVDWSVSVDSTVNRAHQHGTNLPRTTGAGSNYMNLFAEPDDHAVGRSRGGLSTKIHALVDGKGRPLVLLVAPGQGGDAPMFAHLMNQLKINRAGQGRPRTRPDRVRGDKAYSSRAIRTHLRDRGITAVIPQPSDQIGHRKRRGSTGGRPPAFDKEDYKGRNVVERNFNIFKQWRALATRYDKLALTYRGGAVLRAIIIWLTALGDTP from the exons ACTTCTGTTTTGACCGATGGGCAGTGGGCCCGCATCCAGCCGTTGTTGCCGTCCTCTGATGGTCGTCGGGGTCGTCCTTTCCGGGATGACCGGCGCGTGGTCGAGGGCATCATTTACCGGTATCGGTGCGGGATCGCGTGGCGGGATGTGCCTGCCGAGTTCGGTCCGTGGCAGACCATTTGGAAGCGTCACCGTCGCTATAGCGGTGACGGAACGTGGGACAGCATCCTGGCTGCATTGCTGACGGTCGCGGACTCTCAGGGTGAAGTGGATTGGTCGGTCTCGGTCGATTCGACGGTGAACCGTGCCCACCAGCACGGCACCAACCTGCCGCGCACCACA GGGGCCGGTTCGAATTACATGAATCTGTTTGCTGAGCCGGACGATCATGCGGTTGGACGGTCCCGGGGCGGATTGAGCACCAAGATTCACGCCTTGGTTGATGGCAAAGGCAGGCCCTTGGTTCTGCTAGTCGCTCCGGGCCAGGGCGGGGACGCGCCGATGTTCGCCCACCTCATGAACCAGCTGAAGATCAACCGGGCGGGTCAGGGCAGACCCAGAACCCGCCCGGACCGCGTCCGCGGTGACAAGGCCTACTCCTCGAGAGCGATCCGAACCCACCTCCGCGACCGCGGTATTACCGCAGTCATCCCGCAACCGTCCGACCAGATTGGCCACCGAAAGCGACGAGGTTCCACCGGTGGCAGGCCGCCTGCCTTCGACAAAGAGGACTACAAGGGCCGAAATGTCGTCGAACGAAACTTCAACATCTTCAAGCAATGGCGGGCCCTGGCGACCCGCTATGACAAGCTCGCCCTGACTTACCGCGGCGGAGCAGTTCTCCGGGCAATCATCATCTGGCTGACAGCTTTAGGAGACACGCCCTAG